The Mustela lutreola isolate mMusLut2 chromosome 3, mMusLut2.pri, whole genome shotgun sequence genome includes a region encoding these proteins:
- the B3GALT1 gene encoding beta-1,3-galactosyltransferase 1, whose protein sequence is MASKVSCLYVLTVVCWASALWYLSITRPTSSYTGSKPFSHLTVARKNFTFGNIRTRPINPHSFEFLINEPNKCEKNIPFLVILISTTHKEFDARQAIRETWGDENNFKGIKIATLFLLGKNADPVLNQMVEQESQIFHDIIVEDFIDSYHNLTLKTLMGMRWVATFCSKAKYVMKTDSDIFVNMDNLIYKLLKPSTKPRRRYFTGYVINGGPIRDVRSKWYMPRDLYPDSNYPPFCSGTGYIFSADVAELIYKTSLHTRLLHLEDVYVGLCLRKLGIHPFQNSGFNHWKMAYSLCRYRRVITVHQISPEEMHRIWNDMSSKKHLRC, encoded by the coding sequence ATGGCTTCAAAGGTCTCCTGTCTCTACGTTTTGACAGTTGTGTGCTGGGCCAGCGCCCTTTGGTATCTGAGTATAACTCGTCCCACTTCTTCCTACACTGGCTCCAAGCCTTTCAGCCACCTAACAGTTGCCAGGAAAAACTTTACCTTTGGCAACATAAGAACTCGACCTATAAACCCACATTCTTTTGAATTTCTTATAAATGAGCCCAACAAATGTGAGAAAAACATTCCTTTCCTTGTTATCCTCATCAGCACCACCCACAAAGAATTTGACGCCCGCCAGGCAATCCGAGAGACGTGGGGGGATGAGAACAACTTCAAAGGGATCAAGATAGCCACTCTCTTCCTCCTGGGTAAGAACGCCGATCCGGTTCTGAATCAGATGGTGGAGCAAGAGAGCCAAATCTTCCACGACATCATTGTGGAAGATTTCATTGACTCCTACCATAACCTTACCCTCAAAACATTAATGGGAATGAGATGGGTGGCGACTTTTTGTTCAAAAGCCAAGTATGTCATGAAAACAGACAGTGACATTTTTGTAAACATGGACAACCTTATTTACAAACTCCTAAAACCCTCCACCAAGCCAAGAAGAAGGTATTTTACTGGCTATGTCATCAATGGTGGGCCAATCCGGGACGTCCGCAGTAAGTGGTACATGCCCAGGGATTTGTACCCTGACAGTAACTACCCACCGTTCTGTTCGGGGACTGGCTATATCTTTTCAGCTGATGTGGCTGAACTCATTTATAAGACCTCACTCCATACAAGGCTGCTTCACCTGGAAGATGTCTATGTGGGGCTGTGTCTTCGAAaactgggcatacatcctttccAAAACAGTGGCTTCAATCACTGGAAAATGGCCTACAGTTTGTGTAGATATCGCCGCGTCATCACCGTGCATCAGATCTCTCCAGAAGAAATGCACAGAATCTGGAATGACATGTCAAGCAAGAAACATCTCAGATGTTAG